The proteins below come from a single Methanothrix thermoacetophila PT genomic window:
- a CDS encoding ribose 1,5-bisphosphate isomerase: MIEDTAEKIRSMEIRGAGLIARAAAAALRDFVLTLDVSSLDEFDSALKKAADTLLRTRPTAVSLSNAVRMVARYRSEDLESARREVVANAERFIESSLKAVERIGEIGSRRVRDGDVILTHCNSSAALAVIERAHRDGKRIEVIATESRPRYQGHLTIKRLDEVGIPTELIVDSAVRSVIEDVDLVVVGADVVTANGSLVNKIGTSQIALCAHEARKPFMAAAETYKFSPDTLMGELVEIEERGPEEVLDDYMRYKHLRVRNPAFDVTPHQYIDVICTEVGAIPPEMSYIIIKEWLGWEIRA; encoded by the coding sequence ATGATAGAGGATACTGCAGAGAAGATCAGGAGCATGGAGATCAGGGGCGCAGGGCTCATCGCACGTGCCGCAGCAGCTGCGCTGAGGGATTTCGTTTTAACTCTGGATGTCTCGAGTCTGGACGAGTTCGATTCGGCACTGAAGAAGGCTGCGGACACGCTTCTCAGGACCAGGCCAACGGCCGTCTCTCTATCAAATGCAGTGCGGATGGTTGCAAGGTACCGTTCGGAGGATCTCGAGTCAGCAAGAAGAGAGGTTGTGGCAAACGCCGAGCGGTTCATAGAGAGTTCCCTGAAGGCGGTGGAGAGGATCGGCGAGATCGGAAGCAGGAGGGTCAGGGATGGGGATGTGATACTGACCCACTGCAACTCGAGCGCGGCCCTGGCAGTCATCGAGCGCGCTCACAGGGATGGAAAGAGAATAGAAGTCATCGCAACCGAGTCTAGGCCCAGGTATCAGGGGCATCTGACAATAAAAAGGCTTGATGAAGTAGGGATACCAACAGAGCTGATTGTGGATTCTGCGGTCAGAAGCGTTATCGAGGATGTGGATCTCGTTGTTGTTGGCGCGGATGTCGTAACAGCCAACGGCTCGCTCGTCAACAAGATAGGAACATCACAGATCGCGCTCTGCGCACACGAGGCCAGGAAGCCGTTCATGGCGGCAGCCGAGACGTACAAGTTCAGCCCTGATACGCTCATGGGAGAGCTCGTCGAGATTGAGGAGAGGGGGCCTGAGGAGGTTCTGGATGACTATATGAGATACAAGCACCTCCGCGTGAGAAACCCGGCCTTCGATGTAACGCCTCATCAATACATAGATGTGATATGCACCGAGGTCGGAGCCATACCGCCGGAGATGAGCTACATTATAATAAAGGAGTGGCTGGGCTGGGAGATCAGGGCATAA
- a CDS encoding flavodoxin family protein, which translates to MARILVAYYSRTGNTEKMARAVAEGAKDAGADVDLKRVEDVEPDDLKSADGIVIGSPTYYGLMSAEVKQLFDRSAKVRGKLENKIGAAFTSSASIEGGNQTTLLSIIQAMMIHGMVVAGDPMETGGHYGAIAIGSPDDNSLRTCRKLGERVAMLAEKICR; encoded by the coding sequence ATGGCTAGGATACTGGTCGCGTACTACTCCCGCACGGGCAATACGGAGAAGATGGCGAGAGCTGTTGCTGAGGGTGCGAAGGATGCTGGAGCGGATGTCGATCTCAAGAGGGTCGAGGATGTTGAGCCCGATGATCTCAAGTCGGCTGATGGAATAGTGATTGGCTCACCCACATACTACGGGCTGATGTCAGCAGAGGTGAAGCAGCTCTTCGACAGAAGCGCGAAGGTGAGAGGGAAGCTGGAGAACAAGATCGGCGCTGCCTTCACCTCGTCTGCAAGCATCGAGGGGGGGAATCAGACAACTCTTCTATCCATAATTCAGGCGATGATGATACACGGGATGGTGGTTGCAGGGGATCCAATGGAGACAGGAGGGCATTATGGAGCCATAGCCATTGGATCTCCTGATGATAATTCCCTGAGGACATGCAGGAAGCTTGGTGAGAGGGTCGCGATGCTGGCTGAGAAGATATGTAGATAA
- the hisC gene encoding histidinol-phosphate transaminase, with product MGYRHLLVDAVQSVNPDDPGISIMEIERLYGIPAERIVFLSRNENPYGPSPEVVRAVSRADLSRYPSQDEFLSAAAEYLGVSEDLVIAGAGLDGIIDSVSRLFLEKGRSAFIPVPTYTYYELAARLCGATPVLGRNLREIPKDTSLTFICSPNNPTGGLIDDELLREVLEGTDSMVFLDEAYAEFAGVGHAEWVERYENLIVGRTLSKAFGLAGIRIGYAVAPEWVAEQYNRAAPVFGISAPAIAGGVAALKDPHHMKSAVKRILAERERVAAHLRTHPSHANFLYVETVRESSALVRDLLKEGISVKDCSGIPGSDNHHIRVTIGTPEENDAFLEAYSMVEEARSSR from the coding sequence ATGGGCTACAGACACCTCCTTGTGGATGCAGTGCAGAGCGTGAATCCCGACGATCCTGGGATAAGCATAATGGAGATCGAGCGCCTTTACGGCATACCTGCTGAGAGAATCGTCTTTCTCAGCAGGAACGAGAACCCGTACGGTCCGTCTCCTGAGGTTGTAAGGGCCGTGAGCCGGGCAGATCTGAGTAGGTATCCTTCACAGGATGAGTTTCTGAGCGCTGCTGCTGAGTACCTTGGAGTTTCAGAGGATCTCGTGATCGCGGGAGCGGGGCTTGACGGCATAATAGATTCCGTTTCAAGACTCTTTCTGGAGAAGGGCAGATCTGCATTCATACCTGTACCAACATACACGTACTATGAGCTCGCAGCAAGGCTCTGCGGTGCAACGCCCGTGCTCGGCCGCAATCTGAGGGAGATTCCAAAGGATACATCACTCACATTCATCTGCTCACCGAACAACCCCACAGGAGGGTTGATAGATGATGAGCTGCTCCGGGAGGTTCTGGAGGGCACAGACTCCATGGTCTTCCTGGACGAGGCTTACGCCGAGTTCGCGGGTGTGGGCCATGCGGAGTGGGTCGAGAGGTATGAAAATCTCATAGTTGGAAGGACTTTGTCAAAAGCGTTCGGCCTGGCAGGGATCAGAATAGGGTATGCGGTCGCGCCTGAGTGGGTGGCCGAGCAGTACAACAGGGCAGCGCCTGTCTTCGGCATAAGCGCTCCTGCGATAGCCGGCGGCGTGGCAGCTCTGAAAGATCCACACCACATGAAGAGCGCTGTCAAGAGGATCTTGGCTGAGAGGGAACGCGTCGCTGCGCATTTGAGGACGCATCCATCGCATGCAAATTTTCTGTATGTGGAGACGGTGAGGGAGTCGAGCGCGCTAGTCAGGGATCTCCTGAAAGAGGGGATATCGGTAAAGGACTGCTCGGGAATACCGGGTTCCGACAACCACCACATAAGGGTTACCATAGGGACGCCGGAGGAGAATGATGCGTTCCTCGAAGCTTACAGCATGGTGGAGGAGGCTCGAAGCTCGCGATAA